One Camelina sativa cultivar DH55 chromosome 3, Cs, whole genome shotgun sequence genomic window carries:
- the LOC104759538 gene encoding NAC domain-containing protein 1-like yields the protein MEDKVGFGFRPNDEELVGHYLRNKIEGNSSHVEVAISEVNICSYDPWDLRFQSKYKSRDAMWYFFSCRVNKYGNGNRQSRTTVSGKWKLTGESVEVKDQWGIASGVRGKIGHKRVLVFLDARFPDKTKSDWVIHEFHYDLLPEHKRTYVICRLEYKGDDPDILSAYAIDPTPAFAPNMANSEGSVVNQSRQGNSESYNTYSEYDSANRGQQFNMQQSFQGNSGYYNPFPEYDLANNGQWLSDYFNLQQQVPYSAPYDENSELIRNFVIEETRERTSMQEHYSDHQPKKPVTGVLGDDSSDNDSMTFGDTSSSTDSGCSSNESYYTPIDDDVPSLNTVVEPLHNYEAQEQPKQLKLPCQSKEKVINTQKSECEWKRAEDSIKKPPYTNTVKQSWIVLEKRSERNAQWNYLINMIVGVLLFISIIGSMILVG from the exons ATGGAGGATAAAGTTGGGTTCGGATTCCGTCCCAACGACGAGGAGCTCGTCGGTCACTATCTCCGTAACAAAATTGAAGGAAACAGCAGCCACGTTGAAGTAGCCATTAGCGAAGTCAACATCTGTAGCTACGATCCTTGGGACTTGCGTT TCCAATCAAAGTACAAATCGAGAGATGCTATGTGGTATTTCTTCTCTTGTAGAGTAAACAAGTATGGGAATGGGAATCGACAGAGCAGGACAACGGTTTCTGGCAAGTGGAAGCTTACCGGAGAATCTGTGGAGGTCAAGGACCAATGGGGGATTGCTAGCGGCGTTCGTGGTAAGATTGGTCATAAAAGGGTTTTGGTCTTCCTCGATGCAAGATTCCCTGACAAAACCAAATCCGACTGGGTTATCCACGAGTTTCACTACGACCTCTTGCCTGAACATAAG AGGACCTATGTCATCTGCAGACTTGAATACAAGGGTGATGACCCGGACATTCTCTCTGCTTATGCAATAGATCCTACTCCCGCTTTTGCCCCCAATATGGCTAATAGCGAAGGTTCTGTG GTAAACCAATCACGTCAAGGAAACTCAGAATCTTACAACACTTACTCTGAGTATGATTCAGCAAATCGTGGCCAGCAGTTTAACATGCAGCAATCATTTCAAGGGAATTCAGGATACTACAACCCTTTCCCTGAGTATGATTTAGCAAATAACGGTCAGTGGTTGAGTGACTATTTCAACCTGCAACAACAAGTTCCTTACTCGGCCCCATATGATGAAAACTCCGAGCTCATTCGGAACTTTGTGATTGAAGAAACTCGTGAAAGGACATCTATGCAAGAGCATTACAGTGATCACCAGCCCAAAAAACCTGTGACTGGGGTTTTGGGTGATGATAGCAGTGATAATGACTCAATG ACTTTCGGAGACACTTCGAGCTCGACTGATAGTGGCTGTAGTTCAAATGAGTCTTACTATACTCCTATAGATGATGATGTTCCATCATTGAACACTGTCGTTGAGCCTTTGCACAATTATGAGGCGCAAGAGCAACCAAAGCAGTTGAAATTACCGTGTCAGAGCAAAGAAAAG GTGATAAATACGCAGAAAAGCGAATGCGAGTGGAAAAGGGCTGAAGACTCGATCAAGAAACCGCCATATACCAACACGGTGAAACAGAGCTGGATTGTTTTGGAGAAGAGGAGTGAAAGGAATGCACAGTGGAACTATCTCATAAACATGATCGTTGGCGTCTTACTGTTCATCTCCATCATTGGTTCGATGATTCTTGTTGGTTAA
- the LOC104759553 gene encoding uncharacterized protein LOC104759553: protein MKHVNPAFLARESLGPVTMVYWDINSCPVPPGCDASLVGPCIKRFLKKEGCSGPLSITAIGRLTEVPNDILEGVYSSGIALNNIFHGFFDTLDSLLSRFMNSNPPPANFMVISDPKSLVTPFLTSYPSMIASRLKSRGYNVLQPVPCDSLSLFSLEDDKCVDETSESAFWICSVCDKDLPYQGFENFNTHVTSRRHKRELLDCLPADHRFTRREEEEEEEEEEEEEEE from the exons ATG AAACATGTAAATCCAGCCTTTCTTGCAAGAGAAAGTTTGGGGCCTGTGACAATGGTCTATTGGGACATCAATTCGTGTCCGGTTCCCCCTGGCTGTGATGCCAGTCTGGTCGGTCCGTGCATCAAGCGGTTCTTGAAGAAAGAAGGCTGCTCTGGTCCTCTCTCCATCACTGCCATTGGAAGACTAACAGAAGTCCCTAATGACATTCTTGAAGGAGTCTATTCCAGTGGAATCGCTCTTAATAACATTTTCCACG GGTTTTTTGACACTTTGGATAGTCTTCTTTCTCGCTTTATGAATAGTAATCCACCTCCAGCTAATTTTATGGTCATATCCGATCCAAAATCCTTGGTCACACCCTTTTTAACATCCTACCCTTCTATGATTGCTTCCCGGCTAAAATCGAGGGGATACAACGTTCTTCAGCCGGTTCCATGCGATTCTCTTAGCTTGTTTTCTCTTGAGGATGATAAGTGCGTTGATGAAACGAGTGAGTCTGCCTTCTGGATTTGCTCAGTATGCGACAAGGATCTACCTTACCAAGGCTTTGAAAATTTCAACACTCATGTTACTAGTAGGCGACATAAACGCGAG TTGTTGGACTGTTTGCCTGCGGATCATCGTTTTACTagacgtgaagaagaagaagaagaagaagaagaagaagaagaagaagaagaataa
- the LOC104778523 gene encoding uncharacterized protein LOC104778523: MTKEMKEMKEMKEMKDKQDMQDMKYMEEMKEMKEMKEVKKKMKKMKKMNEMKEMKKIEMDMKEMMKGIKRATQKQAGAVTWVYWDIKMCPVPDGFHPRLVRPSIKRLLEKNGYRGPLNVTAYGKLADVPLETLREVFSSGINLQLLPHGDILEYIGLSYPDPANIMVISDPNAYSNSTLGLQSLGKXRESQVFCF, encoded by the exons ATGACGAAggagatgaaggagatgaaggagatgaaggagatgaaggatAAGCAGGATATGCAGGATATGAAGTATATGGAggagatgaaggagatgaaggagatgaaggaggtgaagaagaagatgaagaagatgaagaagatgaacgagatgaaggagatgaagaagatagagatggatatgaaggagatgatgaaggGGATAAAGAGGGCTACGCAGAAGCAGGCTGGGGCTGTAACATGGGTCTATTGGGACATCAAGATGTGCCCGGTTCCCGATGGCTTTCATCCTCGTCTCGTCCGTCCGAGTATTAAGCGGTTATTGGAGAAGAATGGCTACCGTGGTCCTCTCAACGTCACTGCCTATGGCAAACTAGCGGACGTCCCTCTTGAAACCCTGAGAGAGGTCTTTTCCAGTGGAATCAATCTTCAACTTCTCCCCCACG GTGACATTTTAGAATACATTGGTTTGTCATATCCAGATCCAGCTAATATTATGGTCATATCCGATCCAAATGCCTACTCTAATTCAACTCTCGGTCTACAATCACTCGGCAAAATNAGAGAGTCTCAAGTCTTCTGTTTCTGA
- the LOC104759559 gene encoding uncharacterized protein LOC104759559 isoform X1, producing the protein MVRASIKRFLEKKGYHGPLTVTAFGKLSDLPVEILREVYSSGINLSIVTRGNLDLDYVIGRETYHDLDLENVTKALQGPSPFNVMVISDPKTCPYLPSSIELWGHNRLHPYPVDSLESLLMEEDSGVVEEVETVECEEETVDTTSESEEEETVDTTSESEEEETGDTTDESEEEETGDTTDESEEEETGEYVYWDCFVCRHNHAAQSFEDFMAHLCGEKHREEVHQQLGNLASFVCLVVLTPHIVFSPLEAWLTAKQRNIAGQPSIPHIDAKLFTQINKKEDAKLFAQKKKKKNKRRQAEAYEHCSSTLNSTLRLGL; encoded by the exons ATGGTCCGTGCGAGTATTAAACGGTTCTTGGAGAAGAAAGGCTACCATGGTCCTCTCACCGTCACTGCCTTTGGCAAACTATCGGACCTACCCGTTGAGATCCTGAGAGAAGTCTATTCCAGTGGAATCAATCTTTCCATCGTCACCCGCG GTAACTTAGACCTTGATTACGTAATTGGCAGAGAGACATATCATGATCTAGACCTTGAAAACGTAACTAAGGCATTGCAAGGTCCATCTCCATTTAATGTTATGGTCATATCCGATCCGAAAACTTGCCCTTATTTACCTTCCTCTATCGAATTGTGGGGCCACAACCGTCTCCATCCGTATCCAGTTGATTCCCTTGAAAGCTTACTTATGGAAGAAG ATTCAGGGGTAGTTGAGGAGGTGGAAACGGTTGAATGTGAGGAGGAAACGGTTGACACTACGAGTGAATCTGAGGAGGAGGAAACGGTTGACACTACGAGTGAATCTGAGGAGGAGGAAACGGGTGACACTACGGATGAATCTGAGGAGGAGGAAACGGGTGACACTACGGATGAATCTGAGGAGGAGGAAACGGGTGAATATGTCTACTGGGATTGCTTTGTATGCCGCCATAATCATGCTGCGCAAAGCTTTGAAGATTTCATGGCTCATCTATGTGGTGAAAAACATCGTGAAGAAGTTCATCAACAGCTG GGAAATCTTGCTAG ttttgtttgccTAGTAGTTTTGACCCCCCATATCGTCTTTTCTCCACTGGAGGCGTGGCTCACGGCCAAGCAAAGGAACATTGCAGGTCAACCCTCTATTCCACACATAGACGCGAAGCTGTttacacaaataaataaaaaagaagacgCAAAgctgtttgcacaaaaaaaaaaaaaaaaaaacaaaagacgtCAAGCTGAAGCCTACGAACATTGCAGTTCCACCCTTAATTCCACACTTAGACTGGGTCTATAG
- the LOC104759559 gene encoding X-linked retinitis pigmentosa GTPase regulator-interacting protein 1-like isoform X2 encodes MVRASIKRFLEKKGYHGPLTVTAFGKLSDLPVEILREVYSSGINLSIVTRGNLDLDYVIGRETYHDLDLENVTKALQGPSPFNVMVISDPKTCPYLPSSIELWGHNRLHPYPVDSLESLLMEEDSGVVEEVETVECEEETVDTTSESEEEETVDTTSESEEEETGDTTDESEEEETGDTTDESEEEETGEYVYWDCFVCRHNHAAQSFEDFMAHLCGEKHREEVHQQLGNLARYSSRLFPIGLAWLTAKQRNIAGQPSIPHIDAKLFTQINKKEDAKLFAQKKKKKNKRRQAEAYEHCSSTLNSTLRLGL; translated from the exons ATGGTCCGTGCGAGTATTAAACGGTTCTTGGAGAAGAAAGGCTACCATGGTCCTCTCACCGTCACTGCCTTTGGCAAACTATCGGACCTACCCGTTGAGATCCTGAGAGAAGTCTATTCCAGTGGAATCAATCTTTCCATCGTCACCCGCG GTAACTTAGACCTTGATTACGTAATTGGCAGAGAGACATATCATGATCTAGACCTTGAAAACGTAACTAAGGCATTGCAAGGTCCATCTCCATTTAATGTTATGGTCATATCCGATCCGAAAACTTGCCCTTATTTACCTTCCTCTATCGAATTGTGGGGCCACAACCGTCTCCATCCGTATCCAGTTGATTCCCTTGAAAGCTTACTTATGGAAGAAG ATTCAGGGGTAGTTGAGGAGGTGGAAACGGTTGAATGTGAGGAGGAAACGGTTGACACTACGAGTGAATCTGAGGAGGAGGAAACGGTTGACACTACGAGTGAATCTGAGGAGGAGGAAACGGGTGACACTACGGATGAATCTGAGGAGGAGGAAACGGGTGACACTACGGATGAATCTGAGGAGGAGGAAACGGGTGAATATGTCTACTGGGATTGCTTTGTATGCCGCCATAATCATGCTGCGCAAAGCTTTGAAGATTTCATGGCTCATCTATGTGGTGAAAAACATCGTGAAGAAGTTCATCAACAGCTG GGAAATCTTGCTAGGTATTCCTCGCGTCTTTTTCCCATTGGTTTG GCGTGGCTCACGGCCAAGCAAAGGAACATTGCAGGTCAACCCTCTATTCCACACATAGACGCGAAGCTGTttacacaaataaataaaaaagaagacgCAAAgctgtttgcacaaaaaaaaaaaaaaaaaaacaaaagacgtCAAGCTGAAGCCTACGAACATTGCAGTTCCACCCTTAATTCCACACTTAGACTGGGTCTATAG
- the LOC104759559 gene encoding uncharacterized protein LOC104759559 isoform X3: MVRASIKRFLEKKGYHGPLTVTAFGKLSDLPVEILREVYSSGINLSIVTRGNLDLDYVIGRETYHDLDLENVTKALQGPSPFNVMVISDPKTCPYLPSSIELWGHNRLHPYPVDSLESLLMEEDSGVVEEVETVECEEETVDTTSESEEEETVDTTSESEEEETGDTTDESEEEETGDTTDESEEEETGEYVYWDCFVCRHNHAAQSFEDFMAHLCGEKHREEVHQQLFCLPSSFDPPYRLFSTGGVAHGQAKEHCRSTLYSTHRREAVYTNK, encoded by the exons ATGGTCCGTGCGAGTATTAAACGGTTCTTGGAGAAGAAAGGCTACCATGGTCCTCTCACCGTCACTGCCTTTGGCAAACTATCGGACCTACCCGTTGAGATCCTGAGAGAAGTCTATTCCAGTGGAATCAATCTTTCCATCGTCACCCGCG GTAACTTAGACCTTGATTACGTAATTGGCAGAGAGACATATCATGATCTAGACCTTGAAAACGTAACTAAGGCATTGCAAGGTCCATCTCCATTTAATGTTATGGTCATATCCGATCCGAAAACTTGCCCTTATTTACCTTCCTCTATCGAATTGTGGGGCCACAACCGTCTCCATCCGTATCCAGTTGATTCCCTTGAAAGCTTACTTATGGAAGAAG ATTCAGGGGTAGTTGAGGAGGTGGAAACGGTTGAATGTGAGGAGGAAACGGTTGACACTACGAGTGAATCTGAGGAGGAGGAAACGGTTGACACTACGAGTGAATCTGAGGAGGAGGAAACGGGTGACACTACGGATGAATCTGAGGAGGAGGAAACGGGTGACACTACGGATGAATCTGAGGAGGAGGAAACGGGTGAATATGTCTACTGGGATTGCTTTGTATGCCGCCATAATCATGCTGCGCAAAGCTTTGAAGATTTCATGGCTCATCTATGTGGTGAAAAACATCGTGAAGAAGTTCATCAACAGCTG ttttgtttgccTAGTAGTTTTGACCCCCCATATCGTCTTTTCTCCACTGGAGGCGTGGCTCACGGCCAAGCAAAGGAACATTGCAGGTCAACCCTCTATTCCACACATAGACGCGAAGCTGTttacacaaataaataa
- the LOC104759559 gene encoding uncharacterized protein LOC104759559 isoform X5 — protein MVRASIKRFLEKKGYHGPLTVTAFGKLSDLPVEILREVYSSGINLSIVTRGNLDLDYVIGRETYHDLDLENVTKALQGPSPFNVMVISDPKTCPYLPSSIELWGHNRLHPYPVDSLESLLMEEDSGVVEEVETVECEEETVDTTSESEEEETVDTTSESEEEETGDTTDESEEEETGDTTDESEEEETGEYVYWDCFVCRHNHAAQSFEDFMAHLCGEKHREEVHQQLGNLARRGSRPSKGTLQVNPLFHT, from the exons ATGGTCCGTGCGAGTATTAAACGGTTCTTGGAGAAGAAAGGCTACCATGGTCCTCTCACCGTCACTGCCTTTGGCAAACTATCGGACCTACCCGTTGAGATCCTGAGAGAAGTCTATTCCAGTGGAATCAATCTTTCCATCGTCACCCGCG GTAACTTAGACCTTGATTACGTAATTGGCAGAGAGACATATCATGATCTAGACCTTGAAAACGTAACTAAGGCATTGCAAGGTCCATCTCCATTTAATGTTATGGTCATATCCGATCCGAAAACTTGCCCTTATTTACCTTCCTCTATCGAATTGTGGGGCCACAACCGTCTCCATCCGTATCCAGTTGATTCCCTTGAAAGCTTACTTATGGAAGAAG ATTCAGGGGTAGTTGAGGAGGTGGAAACGGTTGAATGTGAGGAGGAAACGGTTGACACTACGAGTGAATCTGAGGAGGAGGAAACGGTTGACACTACGAGTGAATCTGAGGAGGAGGAAACGGGTGACACTACGGATGAATCTGAGGAGGAGGAAACGGGTGACACTACGGATGAATCTGAGGAGGAGGAAACGGGTGAATATGTCTACTGGGATTGCTTTGTATGCCGCCATAATCATGCTGCGCAAAGCTTTGAAGATTTCATGGCTCATCTATGTGGTGAAAAACATCGTGAAGAAGTTCATCAACAGCTG GGAAATCTTGCTAG GCGTGGCTCACGGCCAAGCAAAGGAACATTGCAGGTCAACCCTCTATTCCACACATAG
- the LOC104759559 gene encoding uncharacterized protein LOC104759559 isoform X4, with protein sequence MVRASIKRFLEKKGYHGPLTVTAFGKLSDLPVEILREVYSSGINLSIVTRGNLDLDYVIGRETYHDLDLENVTKALQGPSPFNVMVISDPKTCPYLPSSIELWGHNRLHPYPVDSLESLLMEEDSGVVEEVETVECEEETVDTTSESEEEETVDTTSESEEEETGDTTDESEEEETGDTTDESEEEETGEYVYWDCFVCRHNHAAQSFEDFMAHLCGEKHREEVHQQLGNLARYSSRLFPIGLVRMLPKSCFNF encoded by the exons ATGGTCCGTGCGAGTATTAAACGGTTCTTGGAGAAGAAAGGCTACCATGGTCCTCTCACCGTCACTGCCTTTGGCAAACTATCGGACCTACCCGTTGAGATCCTGAGAGAAGTCTATTCCAGTGGAATCAATCTTTCCATCGTCACCCGCG GTAACTTAGACCTTGATTACGTAATTGGCAGAGAGACATATCATGATCTAGACCTTGAAAACGTAACTAAGGCATTGCAAGGTCCATCTCCATTTAATGTTATGGTCATATCCGATCCGAAAACTTGCCCTTATTTACCTTCCTCTATCGAATTGTGGGGCCACAACCGTCTCCATCCGTATCCAGTTGATTCCCTTGAAAGCTTACTTATGGAAGAAG ATTCAGGGGTAGTTGAGGAGGTGGAAACGGTTGAATGTGAGGAGGAAACGGTTGACACTACGAGTGAATCTGAGGAGGAGGAAACGGTTGACACTACGAGTGAATCTGAGGAGGAGGAAACGGGTGACACTACGGATGAATCTGAGGAGGAGGAAACGGGTGACACTACGGATGAATCTGAGGAGGAGGAAACGGGTGAATATGTCTACTGGGATTGCTTTGTATGCCGCCATAATCATGCTGCGCAAAGCTTTGAAGATTTCATGGCTCATCTATGTGGTGAAAAACATCGTGAAGAAGTTCATCAACAGCTG GGAAATCTTGCTAGGTATTCCTCGCGTCTTTTTCCCATTGGTTTGGTGAGGATGCTACCAAAGTCatgttttaatttctaa
- the LOC104759615 gene encoding NAC domain-containing protein 4-like: protein MMNPVGFRFRPTDEEIVDHYLRPKNLESDTCRVDKVISTVDICSVDPWDLPCKSRIRSRDGVWYFFGVKENKYNRGDQQRRTTKSGFWKKTGKTMCIIRKRRGNREKIGEKRVLVFKHRGGSKSNWVMHEYHATPLSPPNQIMKYTLCKVEFKGEESEISSSSIGSEIENNHSLIPLMNNSGELSPRSEGSSYCQGIQNPSQLSGFLGVQQETQLQDAVRRAINNISTDDWNSLFNADDDHSKIVSVQEDCSDYRPPKPLTGVFDDHSSDDNDTDSDSDSISATTNSIETSSICDSDQIKTQQSPDSTTIKLVSSDQEVSQAMGQGTVTRENEDRVKKKRASLIHRMIQRLVKKFHQLSHENNKRDQRRHRFVLSKFVEA, encoded by the exons ATGATGAATCCGGTGGGATTCAGATTCCGTCCGACCGACGAGGAGATCGTCGACCATTACCTCCGACCTAAAAATCTCGAGAGTGACACGTGCCGTGTCGACAAAGTCATCAGCACAGTTGATATCTGTAGCGTCGATCCTTGGGATTTACCTTGTAAGTCTAGGATCAGATCGAGAGATGGGGTTTGGTATTTCTTTGGTGTCAAGGAAAACAAGTATAACAGAGGTGATCAacagagaagaacaacaaaatcagGGTTTTGGAAGAAAACTGGAAAGACCATGTGTATCATCCGCAAAAGAAGAGGCAATCGTGAAAAGATCGGTGAGAAAAGGGTTTTGGTGTTTAAGCATCGTGGTGGTTCCAAGTCCAATTGGGTTATGCACGAGTACCACGCTACGCCCTTATCTCCTCCTAATCAG ATTATGAAATATACACTCTGTAAAGTTGAGTTCAAGGGTGAAGAGAGTGAGATTTCGTCTTCCTCTATTGGTAGTGAAATTGAGAATAATCACTCTTTAATCCCTCTTATGAACAATTCTGGAGAACTGAGTCCAAGATCTGAG GGATCGTCGTATTGCCAAGGAATACAGAATCCAAGTCAGCTTAGTGGCTTTCTTGGAGTGCAGCAAGAAACTCAGCTCCAAGATGCAGTGCGCCGGGCTATCAACAATATATCGACTGATGATTGGAATAGTTTGTTCAATGCTGATGATGACCATAGTAAGATTGTTTCTGTGCAAGAGGACTGTAGCGATTACAGACCTCCAAAGCCATTGACTGGTGTCTTTGATGATCATAGCAGTGATGATAATGAtactgattctgattctgattcgaTTTCTGCAACAACA AACTCTATTGAAACTTCTAGCATTTGTGATAGTGACCAGATCAAAACTCAACAATCTCCTGACTCAACAACAATCAAGTTAGTGTCATCAGATCAAGAG GTGAGCCAAGCTATGGGTCAAGGGACTGTGACTCGAGAGAATGAAGATAGGGTCAAGAAGAAAAGAGCTAGTTTGATTCACAGGATGATACAAAGATTAGTCAAGAAATTTCACCAACTTTCACATGAAAACAATAAACGAGACCAAAGAAGACACCGTTTTGTACTTTCGAAATTTGTAGAAGCATAA
- the LOC104759605 gene encoding NAC domain-containing protein 5-like isoform X1: MSLSRLVNPIGVRFCLTEEEIFDYYLRIKNLESNTSHVDKVISTVNICSSDPWHLPSMATIIVETTDLVWYFFGRIENKYNRGDRQSRKTQSGFWKKTGETMDIKRKSGNGEKIGEKRVLMFYLKGGLKSKWVMHEYHATFFSPPNQMMTYTLCKVEFKGEKREIEESRSLYPAPMSNDNIGGLMIKNPCQITGSPLDLDALDWVMDNILSPDFVGLAADDDDEQSKGVYMEEYNRYRPKKPLTGVFSDNSSDSDSVSPTTSFVSYVQSSIQTWSTCDSFGSSNQIITDLLPESATSTVKETPVKKKKTYDDDALGTEIGEHNKLGQVMMIKNKKAGFFCRMIQKFVKKIQLCSSN, from the exons ATGTCGCTCTCGAGATTGGTTAATCCGATCGGAGTCAGGTTCTGTCTGACCGAAGAGGAGATTTTCGACTATTACCTCCGGATCAAAAATCTGGAAAGTAACACGAGTCATGTCGATAAAGTCATTAGCACAGTCAATATCTGTAGCTCCGATCCTTGGCATTTACCTT CCATGGCGACTATCATAGTCGAAACGACCGATCTGGTTTGGTATTTCTTTGGCCGTATAGAGAACAAATATAACAGAGGTGACCGGCAGAGCAGAAAAACACAGTCTGGGTTTTGGAAGAAAACCGGAGAGACAATGGATATCAAGCGAAAGAGCGGTAATGGCGAAAAGATTGGTGAAAAAAGGGTTTTGATGTTTTACTTGAAAGGTGGATTGAAATCCAAATGGGTTATGCACGAGTATCACGCTaccttcttctctcctcctaaCCAG ATGATGACATATACACTCTGTAAAGTTGAGTTTAAGggtgaaaagagagaaattgaGGAAAGTCGCTCTTTATACCCAGCTCCGATGAGTAATGATAATATTGGTGGCTTGATGATTAAG AATCCATGTCAGATTACTGGATCTCCTCTAGATTTGGATGCACTGGACTGGGTTATGGATAATATATTAAGTCCTGATTTCGTAGGCTTAGCGGCTGATGATGACGACGAACAGAGTAAGGGTGTTTACATGGAAGAATATAACAGATACAGACCTAAAAAGCCATTGACCGGTGTCTTCTCTGATAATAGTAGTGACTCTGATTCGGTTTCTCCAACAACG agttttgttTCATACGTACAGAGTTCCATTCAAACTTGGAGCACTTGTGATAGTTTTGGTAGCTCAAACCAAATCATCACAGACCTGCTGCCAGAATCTGCTACCTCGACAGTCAAAGAAACAcctgtgaagaagaagaaaacttatGACGATGATGCACTAGGGACTGAGATTGGTGAGCATAATAAATTGGGTCAAGTGATGatgatcaagaacaaaaaagctGGTTTCTTTTGCAGGATGATACAAAAATTCGTCAAGAAAATTCAGCTATGTTCTTCTAACTAA
- the LOC104759605 gene encoding NAC domain-containing protein 5-like isoform X2 yields MSLSRLVNPIGVRFCLTEEEIFDYYLRIKNLESNTSHVDKVISTVNICSSDPWHLPSMATIIVETTDLVWYFFGRIENKYNRGDRQSRKTQSGFWKKTGETMDIKRKSGNGEKIGEKRVLMFYLKGGLKSKWVMHEYHATFFSPPNQMMTYTLCKVEFKGEKREIEESRSLYPAPMSNDNIGGLMIKNPCQITGSPLDLDALDWVMDNILSPDFVGLAADDDDEQSKGVYMEEYNRYRPKKPLTGVFSDNSSDSDSVSPTTSSIQTWSTCDSFGSSNQIITDLLPESATSTVKETPVKKKKTYDDDALGTEIGEHNKLGQVMMIKNKKAGFFCRMIQKFVKKIQLCSSN; encoded by the exons ATGTCGCTCTCGAGATTGGTTAATCCGATCGGAGTCAGGTTCTGTCTGACCGAAGAGGAGATTTTCGACTATTACCTCCGGATCAAAAATCTGGAAAGTAACACGAGTCATGTCGATAAAGTCATTAGCACAGTCAATATCTGTAGCTCCGATCCTTGGCATTTACCTT CCATGGCGACTATCATAGTCGAAACGACCGATCTGGTTTGGTATTTCTTTGGCCGTATAGAGAACAAATATAACAGAGGTGACCGGCAGAGCAGAAAAACACAGTCTGGGTTTTGGAAGAAAACCGGAGAGACAATGGATATCAAGCGAAAGAGCGGTAATGGCGAAAAGATTGGTGAAAAAAGGGTTTTGATGTTTTACTTGAAAGGTGGATTGAAATCCAAATGGGTTATGCACGAGTATCACGCTaccttcttctctcctcctaaCCAG ATGATGACATATACACTCTGTAAAGTTGAGTTTAAGggtgaaaagagagaaattgaGGAAAGTCGCTCTTTATACCCAGCTCCGATGAGTAATGATAATATTGGTGGCTTGATGATTAAG AATCCATGTCAGATTACTGGATCTCCTCTAGATTTGGATGCACTGGACTGGGTTATGGATAATATATTAAGTCCTGATTTCGTAGGCTTAGCGGCTGATGATGACGACGAACAGAGTAAGGGTGTTTACATGGAAGAATATAACAGATACAGACCTAAAAAGCCATTGACCGGTGTCTTCTCTGATAATAGTAGTGACTCTGATTCGGTTTCTCCAACAACG AGTTCCATTCAAACTTGGAGCACTTGTGATAGTTTTGGTAGCTCAAACCAAATCATCACAGACCTGCTGCCAGAATCTGCTACCTCGACAGTCAAAGAAACAcctgtgaagaagaagaaaacttatGACGATGATGCACTAGGGACTGAGATTGGTGAGCATAATAAATTGGGTCAAGTGATGatgatcaagaacaaaaaagctGGTTTCTTTTGCAGGATGATACAAAAATTCGTCAAGAAAATTCAGCTATGTTCTTCTAACTAA